A region of Arabidopsis thaliana chromosome 5, partial sequence DNA encodes the following proteins:
- the RER1 gene encoding reticulata-related 1 (reticulata-related 1 (RER1); FUNCTIONS IN: molecular_function unknown; INVOLVED IN: biological_process unknown; LOCATED IN: mitochondrion, plastid, chloroplast inner membrane, chloroplast envelope; EXPRESSED IN: 15 plant structures; EXPRESSED DURING: 6 growth stages; CONTAINS InterPro DOMAIN/s: Protein of unknown function DUF3411 (InterPro:IPR021825); BEST Arabidopsis thaliana protein match is: Protein of unknown function (DUF3411) (TAIR:AT2G37860.3); Has 4329 Blast hits to 1807 proteins in 262 species: Archae - 14; Bacteria - 665; Metazoa - 1748; Fungi - 324; Plants - 608; Viruses - 168; Other Eukaryotes - 802 (source: NCBI BLink).) — translation MSISLKISHISSFSNDGFNSVKQCRVSQRFEIRSVCFRRSPGVESRRIHLNSDLSSRNLRNRCVGSDVVTGEISGRSIPDWAYSGVKDETLSDLEPELDDGDGGDENGNNDGGGNGGNGDGGGGGGDGEGDDGEDEADKAEEKEFGPILKFEEVMKETERRGITLPEDMLEAAKSVGIRKLFLLRYLDLQGSVWPLGFLMRSCAMLRNRMLADPSFLFKVGTEVAIDSCCATFAEVQKRGEDFWSEFELYAADLLVGLVVDVALVGLLAPYARIGKPSVASTGLFKDLKRACASLPSSVFEAERPGCKFSVNQRIATFFYKGLLYGSVGFGCGLIGQGIANLIMTAKRSVKKSEEDVPIPPLFESAALWGVFLGLSSNARYQIINGLERVVEGSTAAKRIPVVAMAFTVGVRFANNVYGGMQFVDWAKLSGVQ, via the exons ATGTCTATTTCCCTAAAAATTTCCCACATTTCAAGTTTCTCCAACGATGGGTTCAATAGTGTAAAGCAATGCAGAGTGAGTCAAAGGTTTGAAATTAGATCGGTTTGTTTCCGTAGAAGCCCTGGTGTTGAATCTAGACGGATCCATTTAAATTCGGACTTGTCTTCTCGGAATTTGAGAAACCGATGTGTAGGATCGGATGTGGTTACGGGTGAAATATCCGGTAGATCGATACCGGATTGGGCTTATAGTGGCGTAAAAGATGAGACTTTAAGCGATTTGGAGCCGGAActtgatgatggtgatggcgGCGATGAGAATGGGAACAACGACGGTGGTGGAAATGGTGGTAATGgagacggaggaggaggaggtggagatggagaaggagatgatggaGAGGATGAAGCAGATAAAGCTGAGGAGAAGGAGTTTGGTCcgattttgaagtttgaagAAGTTATGAAAGAGACAGAACGTAGAGGGATTACGTTACCGGAGGATATGTTGGAAGCGGCTAAATCCGTGGGGATTCGAAAACTGTTCCTTCTTCGTTACCTTGATCTACag GGTTCTGTTTGGCCGCTTGGGTTTCTGATGAGATCATGTGCGATGCTTCGAAATAGAATGCTTGCAGATCCTTCATTTCTCTTCAAAGTTGGAACCGAG GTAGCCATAGACTCTTGCTGTGCAACTTTTGCAGAAGTACAGAAGAGAGGGGAAGATTTCTGGTCAGAGTTTGAGTTATATGCTGCTGATCTTTTAGTTGGTCTTGTGGTTGATGTTGCCTTGGTTGGACTTTTGGCTCCTTATGCACGTATCGGGAAGCCGTCTGTGGCATCAACAGGTTTATTCAAGGATCTTAAACGTGCTTGTGCATCCCTTCCTAGCAG TGTTTTTGAAGCAGAAAGACCGGGTTGTAAATTCTCAGTTAACCAGCGGATTGCAACATTCTTCTACAAG GGCCTCTTGTATGGGTCGGTTGGATTCGGCTGCGGCCTCATTGGTCAGGGAATTGCAAATCTGATCATGACAGCAAAACG GAGTGTGAAGAAATCAGAGGAAGACGTCCCTATTCCACCTCTTTTCGAAAGCGCTGCTCTCTGGG GTGTGTTCCTCGGCTTATCTTCCAATGCGCGTTACCAAATCATCAACGGCCTCGAACGCGTCGTGGAAGGTTCTACAGCGGCCAAACGTATCCCTGTGGTCGCTATGGCATTCACGGTGGGAGTCCGGTTTGCTAACAATGTGTATGGCGGTATGCAATTTGTAGATTGGGCTAAATTGTCCGGCGTTCAGTAA
- a CDS encoding F-box family protein (F-box family protein; CONTAINS InterPro DOMAIN/s: F-box associated domain, type 3 (InterPro:IPR013187), F-box associated interaction domain (InterPro:IPR017451); BEST Arabidopsis thaliana protein match is: F-box associated ubiquitination effector family protein (TAIR:AT5G43550.1); Has 582 Blast hits to 569 proteins in 2 species: Archae - 0; Bacteria - 0; Metazoa - 0; Fungi - 0; Plants - 582; Viruses - 0; Other Eukaryotes - 0 (source: NCBI BLink).): MMFDGHDANQQDIQQEHFVFTLSSQQKEWRKIDITKEEDPYRHMKGGICIDGAIHYGVLYRKIARFDVRTEKIEFIQGPEDFNAISCYSTLINYQGKLACVAFDPYCNTEMGMYILQDVEKQEWSSIITCDVPSEWGDLFEKERSLCTGKIHTGEVMIVSTPARLKSYMPFFVNYCDITRESIRRCEIDGIADYEFRRIHGIGKRTREMLCFPGHIENIIFFH; this comes from the coding sequence ATGATGTTCGATGGACACGACGCCAATCAACAAGATATCCAACAGGAACACTTCGTTTTCACGCTAAGCTCTCAACAAAAAGAGTGGAGAAAGATTGACataaccaaagaagaagatccttACCGCCACATGAAAGGTGGGATTTGCATAGATGGTGCTATACACTATGGAGTTTTGTATAGAAAAATAGCTAGATTTGATGTTAGAACCGAGAAGATTGAGTTCATTCAAGGACCAGAAGACTTTAATGCAATCTCATGTTATTCAACACTTATAAATTACCAAGGAAAATTAGCATGTGTAGCGTTTGACCCCTACTGTAACACTGAGATGGGTATGTATATTCTACAAGATGTTGAGAAACAAGAATGGTCAAGCATCATAACTTGTGATGTGCCTAGTGAGTGGGGAgatttgtttgaaaaagagagatcttTGTGCACCGGAAAGATTCATACGGGCGAGGTTATGATTGTTTCCACACCTGCGAGGTTAAAGTCATATATGCcattttttgttaactatTGTGATATAACTAGGGAGAGTATTAGAAGATGTGAGATTGATGGAATTGCGGATTATGAGTTTAGACGTATCCATGGAATTGGTAAGCGTACTCGTGAAATGTTGTGTTTTCCAGGTCACATTGAGAATATTATCTTCTTTCATTAG
- a CDS encoding uncharacterized protein (FUNCTIONS IN: molecular_function unknown; INVOLVED IN: biological_process unknown; LOCATED IN: cellular_component unknown; BEST Arabidopsis thaliana protein match is: Tetratricopeptide repeat (TPR)-like superfamily protein (TAIR:AT1G04770.1); Has 146 Blast hits to 146 proteins in 14 species: Archae - 0; Bacteria - 0; Metazoa - 0; Fungi - 0; Plants - 146; Viruses - 0; Other Eukaryotes - 0 (source: NCBI BLink).) — MICDLPKHEQDSLKEATVDDAVVVVGGRREVGYGGCDGGSNWRLYLLWKEFDVVSLFFCNNKLESHISYGQAQESLENVLIDLYKKGGRTEEQVELLKLQLWMIYQEEAFNGKPAKIARSHGRKFQVTVEKETSRMLLKPCIGNTSDRARCKQGLFKYIQNQSLLKVDESDDEPLDTKQISSLNLFQQDFDVEGLLIICGKSLDGDEDNDGDYMNAVSHGHSKASSIFKSKKSKASL, encoded by the exons ATGATTTGTGACCTTCCGAAACATGAACAAGACTCTTTAAAGGAAGCGACGGTGGATGATGCCGTGGTGGTGGTGGGTGGCCGCCGTGAGGTGGGTTACGGAGGCTGTGACGGAG GAAGCAATTGGCGACTCTATCTCCTTTGGAAGGAGTTTGATGTTGTGTCACTTTTCTTCTGCAACAACAAATTGGAGAGCCACATTTCTTATGG ACAAGCTCAAGAATCATTAGAAAATGTACTCATCGATCTTTATAAG AAAGGTGGAAGAACAGAAGAGCAAGTTGAGCTCTTGAAGCTACAACTTTGGATGATAtatcaagaagaagcattCAATGGAAAACCAGCAAAAATTGCGAGATCTCATGGCCGGAAATTTCAGGTCACGGTCGAGAAGGAAACCTCTAGGATGTTG CTGAAGCCGTGTATCGGAAACACAAGTGATAGAGCCAGATGCAAACAAGGCTT ATTCAAGTATATTCAGAACCAGAGTCTTCTTAAAGTGGATGAGTCAGACGATGAACCACttgacacaaaacaaatcagctCTTTGAACCTCTTTCAACAAGATTTCGATGTGGAAGGACTTTTAATCATTT GTGGAAAGTCTTTGGATGGGGACGAGGACAATGATGGGGACTATATGAATGCGGTGTCGCATGGCCATAGCAAGGCTTCCTCGATTTTTAAATCTAAGAAATCTAAGGCATCTCTTTGA
- a CDS encoding uncharacterized protein (FUNCTIONS IN: molecular_function unknown; INVOLVED IN: biological_process unknown; LOCATED IN: cellular_component unknown; BEST Arabidopsis thaliana protein match is: Tetratricopeptide repeat (TPR)-like superfamily protein (TAIR:AT1G04770.1); Has 132 Blast hits to 132 proteins in 14 species: Archae - 0; Bacteria - 0; Metazoa - 0; Fungi - 0; Plants - 132; Viruses - 0; Other Eukaryotes - 0 (source: NCBI BLink).): MICDLPKHEQDSLKEATVDDAVVVVGGRREVGYGGCDGGSNWRLYLLWKEFDVVSLFFCNNKLESHISYGQAQESLENKGGRTEEQVELLKLQLWMIYQEEAFNGKPAKIARSHGRKFQVTVEKETSRMLLKPCIGNTSDRARCKQGLFKYIQNQSLLKVDESDDEPLDTKQISSLNLFQQDFDVEGLLIIFTIEKKPLGS; encoded by the exons ATGATTTGTGACCTTCCGAAACATGAACAAGACTCTTTAAAGGAAGCGACGGTGGATGATGCCGTGGTGGTGGTGGGTGGCCGCCGTGAGGTGGGTTACGGAGGCTGTGACGGAG GAAGCAATTGGCGACTCTATCTCCTTTGGAAGGAGTTTGATGTTGTGTCACTTTTCTTCTGCAACAACAAATTGGAGAGCCACATTTCTTATGG ACAAGCTCAAGAATCATTAGAAAAT AAAGGTGGAAGAACAGAAGAGCAAGTTGAGCTCTTGAAGCTACAACTTTGGATGATAtatcaagaagaagcattCAATGGAAAACCAGCAAAAATTGCGAGATCTCATGGCCGGAAATTTCAGGTCACGGTCGAGAAGGAAACCTCTAGGATGTTG CTGAAGCCGTGTATCGGAAACACAAGTGATAGAGCCAGATGCAAACAAGGCTT ATTCAAGTATATTCAGAACCAGAGTCTTCTTAAAGTGGATGAGTCAGACGATGAACCACttgacacaaaacaaatcagctCTTTGAACCTCTTTCAACAAGATTTCGATGTGGAAGGACTTTTAATCATTT TCACAATCGAGAAGAAACCACTAGGATCTTG
- a CDS encoding F-box family protein (F-box family protein; FUNCTIONS IN: molecular_function unknown; INVOLVED IN: biological_process unknown; LOCATED IN: cellular_component unknown; CONTAINS InterPro DOMAIN/s: F-box domain, cyclin-like (InterPro:IPR001810), F-box domain, Skp2-like (InterPro:IPR022364), F-box associated domain, type 3 (InterPro:IPR013187), F-box associated interaction domain (InterPro:IPR017451); BEST Arabidopsis thaliana protein match is: F-box and associated interaction domains-containing protein (TAIR:AT1G30790.1); Has 1205 Blast hits to 1171 proteins in 34 species: Archae - 0; Bacteria - 0; Metazoa - 0; Fungi - 0; Plants - 1203; Viruses - 0; Other Eukaryotes - 2 (source: NCBI BLink).): MEDSQLSPSRNLDQAGNSSTNIPFDLTLEIVSRLPAKPIIRFQAVSKLWFSTIRSKNFTDSFLTRSKTRPRLFFTFKHFDSRKRFIFSAPERDNNDKSSTVVARHDMTISDVAYIRSLPVNGLFCYTRGDSIAVCNPTTRQIVKLPDEHFVFTLSSQQKEWRKIDITKEEDPYRHMKGGICIDGAIHYGVLYRKIARFDVRTEKIEFIQGPEDFNAISCYSTLINYQGKLACVAFDPYCNTEMGMYILQDVEKQEWSSIITCDVPSEWGDLFEKERSLCTGKIHTGEVMIVSTPARLKSYMPFFVNYCDITRESIRRCEIDGIADYEFRRIHGIGKRTREMLCFPGHIENIIFFH, from the exons ATGGAAGATTCACAACTTTCTCCCTCACGTAACCTAGATCAAGCCGGAAACTCCTCAACAAACATTCCTTTTGATCTCACATTAGAGATAGTCTCGAGACTTCCGGCAAAACCTATAATCCGGTTCCAAGCCGTGTCAAAGCTCTGGTTCTCTACCATCCGCAGTAAAAATTTCACCGACTCGTTCCTGACTAGGTCAAAGACTCGTCCTCGTCTCTTTTTCACCTTTAAACACTTCGATTCCCGGAAACGTTTCATCTTCTCAGCTCCTGAACGCGACAACAATGACAAATCCTCCACAGTTGTCGCCAGACACGACATGACGATCTCGGATGTCGCCTACATCAGATCTCTCCCCGTCAACGGTTTGTTTTGCTACACGCGTGGTGATTCGATCGCGGTTTGTAATCCCACCACTAGACAAATAGTTAAATTGCCAGAT GAACACTTCGTTTTCACGCTAAGCTCTCAACAAAAAGAGTGGAGAAAGATTGACataaccaaagaagaagatccttACCGCCACATGAAAGGTGGGATTTGCATAGATGGTGCTATACACTATGGAGTTTTGTATAGAAAAATAGCTAGATTTGATGTTAGAACCGAGAAGATTGAGTTCATTCAAGGACCAGAAGACTTTAATGCAATCTCATGTTATTCAACACTTATAAATTACCAAGGAAAATTAGCATGTGTAGCGTTTGACCCCTACTGTAACACTGAGATGGGTATGTATATTCTACAAGATGTTGAGAAACAAGAATGGTCAAGCATCATAACTTGTGATGTGCCTAGTGAGTGGGGAgatttgtttgaaaaagagagatcttTGTGCACCGGAAAGATTCATACGGGCGAGGTTATGATTGTTTCCACACCTGCGAGGTTAAAGTCATATATGCcattttttgttaactatTGTGATATAACTAGGGAGAGTATTAGAAGATGTGAGATTGATGGAATTGCGGATTATGAGTTTAGACGTATCCATGGAATTGGTAAGCGTACTCGTGAAATGTTGTGTTTTCCAGGTCACATTGAGAATATTATCTTCTTTCATTAG